In Colwellia sp. M166, a genomic segment contains:
- the thiE gene encoding thiamine phosphate synthase, producing MTFQTPLPINKLNRKAIIWTISGADCSGGAGIAADIKTGHKLKVEVCHLLTANTVQNSQQLIAINPTAVDILDAQAQALRFDKPPSVIKIGLIANSAQVTWLVTLLMALKQQLTNLIVIYDPVGQASVGGSLSSVTAIALRALLPLIDIITPNLIEAQQLNVLSTHKVKHNPLQLAEQLLTLGCKAVIIKGGHTESTESSKLSAHCTDLCLQRLNSTSSSISTQTIELRSPRITTSYSHGGGCSFASALASFLAHGYLLRDAFTLTKAFINQGLSLSSQRENNHSNQSYYGAFEQGSWPSQPEHFPQVISPLAQRHQISAKFPSLDLKTNEKLGLYPVIDSLEWLERLLPLNLNIIQLRIKNKNSEELDSIIEKAVTLARLHSCRLFINDYWQLAIKHGAYGIHIGQEDLAKADLSAIANAGLRLGISTHGCYEFLLAKQLQPSYLAIGAIFPTKTKDMTGQIQGLENLMQILSLAEHIPVIAIGGINQQRIERVWRTNVSAVAVVTAITEAKQPIAATQSMQAILKN from the coding sequence ATGACGTTTCAGACTCCCTTACCGATAAATAAACTAAACCGTAAGGCTATTATTTGGACTATATCCGGTGCTGACTGCTCAGGTGGTGCAGGCATTGCCGCCGATATTAAAACTGGTCATAAGCTTAAGGTTGAAGTTTGCCATCTACTCACCGCTAATACTGTGCAAAATTCTCAGCAGTTAATAGCGATTAATCCAACAGCGGTCGATATTTTAGACGCACAAGCGCAAGCGCTGCGCTTTGACAAGCCACCAAGCGTGATCAAAATAGGTTTAATTGCCAATAGCGCACAAGTTACTTGGCTAGTAACGCTGTTAATGGCGCTTAAACAACAATTAACTAATTTAATAGTTATTTACGATCCGGTCGGCCAAGCCAGTGTTGGCGGAAGTTTATCAAGCGTAACAGCAATAGCATTACGCGCTTTATTACCTTTGATTGATATTATTACTCCCAATTTAATTGAGGCGCAGCAATTAAATGTTTTATCAACACACAAGGTTAAACATAACCCTTTGCAGCTAGCCGAGCAGTTATTAACTTTAGGCTGCAAAGCCGTTATCATCAAAGGCGGACATACTGAAAGTACAGAGTCGAGTAAATTATCAGCTCATTGTACGGATTTATGTTTACAGCGTTTAAACTCAACATCAAGCTCAATATCAACACAAACAATCGAATTACGCTCACCAAGAATTACAACAAGTTACAGTCACGGTGGTGGCTGTAGTTTTGCCAGTGCCTTAGCAAGTTTTCTTGCTCATGGTTACCTACTACGTGATGCTTTCACCCTAACTAAAGCCTTTATTAATCAAGGCTTATCATTATCAAGTCAGCGAGAAAACAACCATAGTAATCAATCATATTATGGTGCCTTTGAACAAGGCTCGTGGCCGAGCCAGCCAGAGCACTTCCCACAAGTTATCAGTCCCTTGGCTCAGCGGCATCAAATATCAGCAAAGTTCCCTTCCCTTGACTTAAAGACAAATGAAAAGCTTGGTCTTTACCCCGTTATTGATTCTCTAGAATGGTTAGAGCGTTTATTACCACTGAATTTAAATATTATTCAACTACGGATTAAAAATAAAAACAGCGAAGAATTAGACTCGATTATAGAAAAAGCAGTGACTTTGGCACGGTTGCACTCTTGTCGACTGTTTATAAATGACTATTGGCAACTAGCGATAAAACATGGTGCATACGGTATTCATATCGGCCAAGAAGACCTTGCCAAGGCCGATTTAAGCGCAATTGCGAATGCAGGATTACGTCTAGGCATAAGTACTCATGGCTGTTACGAATTTTTATTAGCCAAGCAATTGCAACCTTCTTACCTCGCCATTGGCGCTATATTTCCAACCAAAACAAAAGACATGACAGGACAAATTCAAGGCTTGGAAAACTTAATGCAGATATTGTCACTGGCCGAGCATATTCCTGTCATCGCTATTGGCGGCATCAACCAACAACGTATTGAACGGGTATGGCGTACTAACGTAAGTGCAGTTGCAGTAGTGACTGCCATAACAGAAGCTAAACAGCCAATTGCTGCAACTCAAAGCATGCAAGCTATATTGAAAAATTGA
- the lptG gene encoding LPS export ABC transporter permease LptG, with the protein MRILDMYIGRVIASTTFLTLTVFVSLSGIIKFVEQMKSVGKGNYDLAHAALYVLYAIPQDVSLFFPMSALIGGLIGMGMMASSSELVVMQAAGLSRLDIIKSVMKSALLLIVISMAVGEWLAPQGEAAARQVRAQAISGGSLISSSGGTWAKDGDYFVHIGEVQDQGSLKNIQIYRFNEQLKLSSWVSASSAVYQKNAWQLRDVIETQITAKEIIKASQPVMSWSSTLTPDKLGVVTVKPESLSLRGLNDYLDYLEANKQDSSRYLLAFWRKIAQPITLAVMLLVALSFIFGPLRSVSMGARIMMGVATGILFFIVNEVLGSLSLVYQLPAIFGAFMPSLIFVTVALYFLKKRAS; encoded by the coding sequence ATGCGCATTTTAGATATGTATATAGGGCGTGTGATAGCTTCTACGACCTTTTTGACTTTAACCGTATTTGTCAGCCTAAGTGGTATTATTAAATTTGTTGAACAAATGAAGTCAGTGGGTAAAGGCAATTATGATTTAGCGCACGCTGCACTTTATGTGCTTTATGCTATCCCACAAGATGTGTCGTTATTTTTCCCTATGTCGGCCTTGATTGGTGGCTTGATTGGTATGGGTATGATGGCAAGCAGTAGTGAGCTGGTGGTGATGCAAGCCGCTGGCTTATCACGGCTTGATATTATTAAATCAGTGATGAAATCAGCCTTGTTATTAATTGTCATTAGTATGGCGGTTGGTGAATGGCTTGCACCACAAGGTGAGGCAGCAGCTCGACAAGTACGTGCTCAAGCGATTTCTGGCGGCAGTTTAATTTCTTCTTCAGGTGGCACTTGGGCGAAAGACGGTGATTACTTTGTTCATATTGGTGAAGTGCAGGATCAAGGCTCTTTGAAAAACATCCAAATTTATCGTTTTAATGAGCAACTTAAACTATCTAGTTGGGTCTCGGCTAGTAGTGCTGTTTATCAAAAAAATGCCTGGCAATTACGTGATGTTATTGAAACTCAAATTACAGCGAAAGAGATTATTAAAGCTAGCCAACCAGTAATGTCATGGAGTTCAACCTTAACGCCAGATAAACTAGGTGTGGTAACTGTTAAGCCCGAGTCATTATCGTTACGAGGTTTAAACGACTATTTAGATTATCTTGAAGCTAATAAGCAAGATTCCAGTCGGTATTTATTGGCGTTTTGGCGCAAGATAGCGCAGCCAATAACCCTAGCCGTTATGCTGTTGGTAGCCTTATCTTTTATTTTTGGTCCATTACGATCGGTATCGATGGGTGCAAGAATTATGATGGGTGTAGCAACCGGAATTTTATTCTTTATTGTTAATGAGGTATTAGGCTCATTGAGTTTAGTTTACCAACTGCCAGCAATTTTTGGCGCTTTCATGCCAAGTTTGATTTTTGTTACGGTAGCACTGTATTTTCTGAAAAAACGCGCCAGTTAG
- a CDS encoding CHASE domain-containing protein, whose protein sequence is MPTNVRILRSFSSLFRTKAIKKVFLIAVGIGIIFSSLISWYLYQHNQNLVQSYIESLSVDTEELVKKRFEHYEYGLGGAKGVIFGAGIEHLNRTIFERYVTSRNLASEFPGARGFGFIRRVPLTMENQFIQQARADNAKDFNIRTINPHYNDRFIIQYIYPQKNNEGATGLDIASEKNRRVAALKAAREGKAKLTAPITLVQAEGKKRRGFLVLLPIYDPVLPTQTTENRIEALLGWTFAPLVVDEVLADLGMSKKGVKLTLTDEVESAPFYENIKNINSDFIYTAATERTIQFMGRKWILNTYSLPTIPAILGLWSPVWVGLLSLLLSSLLGFIIWAGFINNKSEYQIKSAVDIRSFLNSPAIKKLLLSYLSLIIIFLIIIAFLRLPEQIQAKSEKLINLAQRSQAILVRNSQEHKEDLLFLASTPPINGLINAIKNQENGIDDPLLTDWKVRLIEIFKAYIISSPNVYQVRLIQYARNGYEIVRVERRDDGIYVVPDSALQFKGDRPYIKQAVELDNGEVWLSDIELNKENNTLELPYRPTYRYLSPVFDKQKELFGVVVINIDANPLLNDLKKLPSSGEALYVTNSEGDFILHPQATKLFGTDVGTPYKWEQEFTASSLPFQLKHINTSTWQGTQGDILVAEHEFIPNSQRAIGKIQFKATSLVSDLYKKNLIMLTTYLAILVFIGLLATIFIYFNWAQLQRTRIEQQQSTQRKKDKMFESLIELSPEALIICDAKGTIEIINTQTEKLFRYHRTDMLGRHINIFIPNLDSQLHDTILVNNVHKTKLKHLADDLEIHGLNFEGNKFPVEISISPVQVEDKLLFAASIRDISERMRIEDTLRAASYEAERANKAKSSFLANMSHEIRTPLNAVIGLTYLLRDEKLTKAQMDLVIKVQLSGRSLLGIVNDVLDLAKIEANEVNVILEPCKIKILLRELISVFSSQAESKGLTLNVEISPEVPPWIMTDEKLMRQMLTNLLGNAIKFTKQGHILLKVSCNEPKAANINKVKVVVFEVSDTGIGIPIEAQRKLFQPFSQVDESANRQFGGTGLGLSIVSNMIELLGGEVKLKSVPNQGSSFSLYLPVVEPSEDELEAHDTQDVTLSVLIAEDDINQQLKLVNDCKALGWRVTAVSNGTQLIAKIKEYFDSGQALPDVLLVDWQMPELDGLQALSLLTEEIGIKNLPAVLVISAFEKERIAKLDSKSLIDIILHKPVNIPQLFNAVNDVVVKHTGNSERVFKSTKTETIKAKWLLNVNILVVDDSEINLEVVGNILERNGAIANKVSSGAAAIEYLKSTDTVDVVLMDIQMPEMDGLETTQHIRNELKLHSLPIIALTAGTLMEERRKSLAAGMNDFLTKPVEPTNLIRSIRKLVEAYRSRTVKLQGINTEVTYDADDWPVINGLVHDKNLLDGDLPFFISIIQRIFSEHENLLLLSNSEIHQVITEEDKTSLANQIHKLRGSLGLIGAQKLFQTAGEAEISLRSSNENTMLLLKAFRQEFIDLRDSCQALLLQHQIKDLSSDDVVSQDITLMDPIKIKELELMLKSNDIAALQFLNNNTPELKALMVNDDFAIFHDYITNLKFKDALTLLQSNVRNQ, encoded by the coding sequence ATGCCTACTAATGTTCGTATTTTACGTTCTTTTTCTTCTCTATTTCGTACAAAAGCTATAAAAAAAGTATTCTTAATCGCCGTAGGTATTGGGATCATTTTTTCTTCATTAATAAGTTGGTATTTATACCAACATAACCAAAACCTTGTGCAATCTTATATTGAGTCATTATCTGTTGATACTGAAGAGCTAGTTAAAAAACGTTTTGAGCATTATGAGTATGGCTTAGGTGGAGCTAAGGGAGTAATTTTCGGCGCGGGCATTGAGCATTTAAATCGTACCATATTTGAACGTTATGTTACCTCTCGTAACCTAGCGAGTGAATTTCCTGGTGCTAGAGGCTTTGGCTTTATTAGGCGAGTTCCCCTGACGATGGAAAATCAGTTTATTCAACAGGCAAGAGCTGATAACGCTAAAGATTTTAATATTAGAACAATCAACCCACATTATAATGATCGTTTCATTATTCAGTATATTTACCCGCAAAAAAATAATGAAGGTGCAACAGGATTAGATATAGCATCAGAGAAAAACAGAAGAGTTGCTGCTTTAAAAGCCGCTAGAGAAGGCAAAGCAAAACTGACTGCCCCGATAACCTTAGTACAAGCAGAGGGAAAAAAACGCCGCGGCTTTTTAGTATTATTACCTATTTATGATCCTGTTTTACCGACCCAAACAACAGAAAATAGAATAGAGGCCTTACTCGGTTGGACTTTTGCCCCACTCGTCGTTGATGAAGTATTAGCTGATTTAGGTATGTCGAAAAAAGGCGTAAAACTGACACTGACTGATGAAGTTGAAAGTGCGCCTTTTTATGAAAATATTAAAAATATTAATTCCGACTTTATTTATACTGCCGCCACTGAACGAACAATTCAATTTATGGGCCGAAAATGGATCTTAAATACCTATAGCTTACCGACCATACCGGCTATATTAGGCTTGTGGTCGCCAGTTTGGGTTGGGCTTTTATCTTTATTACTGTCCAGTTTATTAGGCTTTATTATTTGGGCTGGGTTTATAAATAATAAAAGTGAGTATCAAATCAAATCGGCTGTAGATATACGTTCATTTTTAAACAGTCCTGCGATTAAAAAATTACTATTATCCTATCTATCATTAATAATTATATTTTTGATAATTATAGCTTTTCTAAGACTTCCGGAGCAAATACAAGCAAAAAGCGAAAAGCTTATTAATCTCGCACAGCGCAGCCAGGCTATCTTAGTGCGCAATAGTCAAGAACACAAAGAAGACTTACTTTTTTTAGCTTCTACTCCCCCGATAAATGGTTTAATTAATGCTATTAAAAATCAAGAAAATGGCATAGATGACCCTTTATTAACTGATTGGAAAGTGCGCCTAATTGAGATATTTAAGGCCTATATCATCTCTTCACCCAATGTTTATCAAGTAAGGTTAATACAATATGCCCGTAATGGTTATGAAATAGTCAGAGTAGAAAGACGTGATGACGGCATATACGTAGTACCGGATTCAGCATTACAATTTAAGGGCGACAGGCCTTATATTAAACAAGCAGTTGAGCTAGACAATGGCGAAGTATGGTTATCTGATATTGAACTCAATAAAGAAAACAATACGCTTGAGCTTCCTTATCGACCTACTTATCGCTATTTATCACCAGTATTTGATAAACAAAAAGAGCTTTTTGGCGTCGTTGTTATAAATATCGATGCTAACCCGCTATTAAATGACTTAAAAAAACTGCCTTCATCCGGTGAAGCTTTATATGTCACTAACTCTGAAGGTGATTTTATTCTCCACCCTCAAGCTACTAAGCTATTTGGAACCGATGTTGGAACACCATACAAATGGGAACAGGAGTTTACAGCAAGCTCTTTACCATTTCAGCTAAAACACATAAACACAAGTACTTGGCAAGGTACTCAGGGTGATATATTAGTAGCTGAGCATGAGTTTATTCCCAACAGCCAACGAGCTATCGGTAAAATACAATTTAAAGCAACATCATTAGTTTCTGATTTATATAAAAAAAATCTAATAATGCTAACAACCTACCTTGCAATATTAGTTTTCATTGGGCTACTTGCAACAATATTTATATATTTTAACTGGGCTCAACTTCAAAGAACAAGAATAGAACAGCAACAATCAACCCAGCGCAAAAAAGATAAAATGTTTGAAAGCCTAATTGAGCTATCACCTGAAGCACTTATCATTTGTGATGCCAAAGGTACTATTGAAATAATCAACACCCAAACAGAGAAACTCTTTAGGTATCATAGAACTGACATGCTTGGTCGACATATTAATATTTTTATACCCAATTTGGATAGCCAGTTACATGATACGATATTGGTTAATAATGTTCATAAGACAAAACTTAAACATTTAGCTGACGACCTAGAAATACATGGCTTGAACTTTGAGGGCAATAAATTTCCTGTAGAAATCAGTATCAGCCCAGTACAAGTTGAAGATAAGTTATTATTTGCCGCATCGATCAGAGATATTTCAGAAAGAATGCGCATTGAAGACACTTTGCGTGCCGCCTCTTATGAAGCAGAGCGTGCAAACAAAGCAAAAAGCTCATTTTTAGCAAATATGAGCCATGAAATCCGCACACCTTTAAATGCAGTGATCGGCTTAACCTACCTACTCAGAGATGAGAAACTAACCAAAGCACAAATGGATTTAGTCATTAAAGTGCAATTATCTGGCCGTTCACTCCTCGGTATTGTTAATGATGTTTTAGACCTAGCTAAAATTGAAGCAAACGAAGTCAATGTTATCTTAGAACCTTGTAAAATAAAAATACTACTTAGAGAGTTAATCAGTGTTTTTTCATCTCAAGCTGAATCAAAGGGACTCACATTAAACGTTGAGATTAGTCCTGAAGTGCCTCCTTGGATCATGACAGATGAGAAGTTGATGCGCCAAATGCTGACTAATTTATTGGGTAACGCGATAAAATTCACTAAACAAGGGCATATTTTACTGAAAGTAAGCTGTAATGAACCTAAGGCTGCGAACATAAATAAAGTCAAAGTCGTTGTTTTTGAAGTCTCAGATACCGGCATAGGTATTCCTATTGAAGCACAAAGAAAATTATTTCAACCCTTTAGCCAAGTAGATGAAAGCGCCAACAGGCAGTTTGGAGGTACGGGTTTAGGGTTATCTATTGTCAGCAATATGATTGAGCTACTTGGTGGTGAAGTAAAGTTAAAAAGCGTGCCTAATCAAGGGAGTAGCTTTTCACTTTATTTGCCTGTAGTAGAGCCTTCTGAAGACGAGCTAGAAGCTCATGACACACAAGACGTAACCTTAAGTGTCTTAATCGCTGAAGATGATATTAATCAACAATTAAAATTGGTTAATGACTGTAAAGCACTTGGCTGGCGCGTGACGGCTGTCAGTAATGGCACTCAGCTGATCGCTAAAATTAAAGAATATTTTGACTCTGGGCAAGCACTTCCTGATGTTTTACTGGTTGACTGGCAAATGCCAGAATTAGATGGACTACAAGCGTTATCGCTATTAACAGAAGAAATAGGCATTAAAAATTTACCTGCAGTATTAGTAATATCAGCCTTTGAAAAAGAGCGTATAGCAAAATTAGACTCTAAAAGTTTAATCGACATTATTTTGCATAAACCGGTTAATATCCCACAATTATTCAATGCTGTTAATGATGTGGTAGTAAAGCACACCGGCAATTCAGAGCGAGTTTTCAAATCAACTAAAACTGAAACAATTAAAGCAAAATGGTTACTGAATGTGAACATACTCGTTGTTGATGATAGCGAAATAAACTTAGAAGTTGTTGGCAATATACTGGAACGCAATGGTGCCATAGCAAATAAAGTTAGCAGTGGCGCTGCCGCGATTGAGTATTTAAAATCAACAGATACTGTGGATGTCGTACTTATGGATATTCAAATGCCAGAAATGGATGGTTTAGAGACCACGCAACATATACGAAACGAGCTTAAACTCCACTCCCTACCTATTATTGCCCTAACAGCTGGAACATTAATGGAAGAAAGAAGAAAGTCGCTAGCAGCCGGTATGAATGACTTTCTTACTAAGCCTGTTGAACCCACTAACCTTATTCGTTCAATACGTAAATTAGTTGAAGCTTACCGAAGCCGTACCGTCAAATTACAAGGTATTAATACTGAAGTCACATACGATGCCGATGACTGGCCTGTTATCAATGGTTTAGTGCACGACAAGAACTTATTAGACGGTGATTTGCCATTTTTTATCTCGATCATCCAACGAATATTTAGTGAACATGAAAACTTACTATTACTCAGTAATAGTGAGATTCATCAAGTTATCACAGAAGAAGATAAAACCAGTTTAGCCAATCAGATACACAAATTAAGAGGCTCTTTAGGCTTAATTGGTGCGCAAAAGCTATTTCAAACCGCCGGCGAGGCTGAAATTTCATTACGTTCAAGTAATGAAAACACCATGTTATTACTGAAGGCTTTTCGCCAAGAGTTTATTGATTTACGTGATAGCTGCCAAGCTTTATTATTACAGCACCAAATAAAAGATCTCAGCTCAGATGATGTAGTATCTCAAGATATTACCCTTATGGATCCTATTAAAATCAAGGAACTAGAGTTAATGTTAAAGAGTAATGATATTGCGGCACTGCAATTTTTAAATAACAATACCCCAGAGCTTAAAGCTTTAATGGTTAATGATGATTTTGCAATTTTTCATGATTACATTACTAACCTTAAATTTAAGGATGCTTTAACTTTATTACAATCAAATGTGAGGAATCAATAA
- the lptF gene encoding LPS export ABC transporter permease LptF has product MIIFRYLLKEVAKTQLAVFLVIMTIFISNKFVRVLDDASEGGIPGHLVMTFIGLKIPDLAGMILPLSFFLGVLLAYGRIYAENEMTVLHACGVSEWYVVRVTLILGVVTAIITGVFTLYLSPMAAEYEYQVKDQIAADSGLSSLIAGRFQTTGNKKAVVFIHEKNRTDNTFEKVFVAQLPDKDTPNASVIDSSLVYAATGQVVEEDTGSQRLILSAGTRYQNDIKNKEFRQVAFDKYYIQIQDQKVAHKRRKLSAIPTSELYQEQTPEASAESQWRIAFPLACIIMTLVAVPLSVVNPRQGKFGKMLPALLLFLSYFLLLTAIRSGIEKGSVPQYIGLWPVHVIVLILGFSLLVKGRKSGRIFKAKLTKNKVAV; this is encoded by the coding sequence GTGATTATATTTCGTTATTTGCTCAAAGAAGTTGCTAAAACCCAGCTTGCGGTATTTCTCGTTATCATGACGATATTTATCAGTAATAAATTCGTTCGTGTACTCGATGATGCATCAGAAGGCGGTATTCCCGGGCATTTAGTGATGACCTTTATTGGCCTGAAAATACCTGATCTTGCGGGCATGATTCTACCGTTAAGTTTTTTCCTTGGGGTTTTGTTGGCTTATGGTCGTATTTATGCTGAAAATGAAATGACCGTATTGCATGCTTGTGGGGTCAGTGAATGGTATGTGGTGCGAGTTACCTTAATACTCGGTGTTGTAACCGCTATTATCACCGGTGTATTTACGCTTTATTTATCGCCAATGGCAGCCGAGTATGAATACCAAGTTAAAGATCAAATCGCGGCTGACTCCGGATTAAGTTCACTTATTGCTGGGCGTTTTCAGACCACGGGTAACAAAAAAGCGGTGGTTTTTATTCATGAAAAAAATCGTACCGACAATACTTTCGAAAAAGTATTTGTTGCCCAATTACCAGATAAAGATACACCAAACGCTAGCGTTATCGATTCTAGCTTGGTTTATGCGGCAACAGGGCAGGTTGTTGAAGAAGATACTGGCTCGCAACGTTTAATTCTTTCTGCTGGCACGCGTTATCAAAATGACATAAAAAATAAAGAATTTCGCCAAGTCGCGTTTGATAAATATTATATCCAAATACAAGATCAAAAAGTGGCTCATAAACGCCGTAAACTCAGTGCTATTCCAACCAGTGAACTCTATCAAGAGCAAACCCCTGAAGCGAGTGCAGAAAGCCAATGGCGTATCGCTTTTCCATTGGCCTGCATTATTATGACTTTGGTGGCAGTACCTTTGAGTGTGGTTAATCCACGGCAAGGTAAATTCGGCAAAATGCTACCCGCGTTATTATTATTTTTAAGCTACTTCTTACTGCTAACGGCTATTCGTTCAGGCATAGAAAAAGGCTCAGTTCCACAGTATATCGGTTTATGGCCCGTACATGTTATTGTGCTCATTTTAGGTTTCAGTTTGTTAGTTAAAGGTCGTAAAAGCGGCCGAATATTTAAAGCAAAACTGACTAAAAATAAGGTAGCTGTTTAA
- a CDS encoding RDD family protein, which yields MSLVKNSPFPRAGFRRRMASWLYDLLLAIAVYMTAGAASFLIISLLVHFTVFDLQGYEHLSDTITNTYWLLLPNELWKLGWVAFFFVWFWSKSGQTLGMKAWRLKVQNQDGSLMTKTTAMKRLLPTLLGLGNFAVLVDRKNKLSIQDRLTDTEVVLLTLEANRGRL from the coding sequence ATGTCATTAGTTAAAAACTCTCCATTTCCACGGGCTGGCTTTCGTCGTCGTATGGCGTCTTGGTTATACGATTTATTACTTGCCATTGCAGTTTATATGACTGCAGGTGCTGCTTCGTTTTTAATCATTTCATTACTGGTGCATTTTACTGTTTTTGATTTACAAGGTTATGAGCATTTAAGTGACACCATTACAAATACCTACTGGTTGTTGTTACCCAATGAGCTTTGGAAACTAGGCTGGGTAGCTTTTTTCTTTGTTTGGTTTTGGTCGAAAAGCGGGCAAACCTTAGGCATGAAAGCATGGCGCTTAAAGGTGCAAAATCAAGACGGTAGTTTAATGACTAAAACAACCGCTATGAAGCGCTTATTACCAACGTTATTGGGCTTGGGTAACTTTGCAGTACTGGTTGATAGAAAAAACAAGTTGAGCATTCAAGACCGTTTAACGGATACTGAAGTCGTGCTGCTGACGCTTGAAGCAAATCGTGGCAGGTTATAA
- a CDS encoding diguanylate cyclase — MPSTEKEHLDVTILIVDDDPSIIVTTSKALNGLGKIIFATNGSDALMLAETKLPDVILLDAEMPDMNGFEVCQHLKKKEQTAHIPIIFITSHSGSDFEMKVFDAGASDYINKPLNPRVVLARASLQLNYKRALERLEHLSLTDGLTGLYNRRAFDTKFSLEFTRAQRSGIPITLLMLDIDEFKKYNDHFGHVMGDVCIQQTASALLETVQRTTDFVARYGGEEFAIVLPDTDLEGAKYFAESILNNILNLNISHAPTAKRSNVTLSIGYYSLIPTHKDSYEDLLKTTDAALFKAKENGRACIYTPQ; from the coding sequence ATGCCATCTACAGAAAAAGAACATTTAGATGTAACTATTTTAATTGTTGATGATGACCCTTCAATTATAGTAACAACGAGTAAAGCGCTTAATGGCTTAGGGAAAATAATTTTCGCCACCAATGGCTCTGATGCCTTAATGTTAGCAGAAACAAAATTACCGGATGTCATTCTACTTGATGCAGAGATGCCCGACATGAATGGTTTTGAAGTTTGTCAGCACCTCAAGAAAAAAGAGCAAACGGCTCATATTCCGATCATTTTTATCACCAGCCACAGCGGCTCTGACTTTGAAATGAAAGTCTTCGATGCTGGTGCATCCGACTATATAAATAAACCTTTAAACCCTCGAGTCGTATTGGCTAGAGCAAGTTTGCAGCTTAACTATAAACGGGCACTTGAAAGGTTAGAGCACCTAAGCTTAACGGACGGCTTAACCGGTTTATATAATCGCAGAGCATTTGATACAAAATTTTCACTCGAGTTTACACGCGCTCAACGCTCCGGCATCCCCATTACATTACTAATGTTAGATATAGATGAGTTTAAAAAATATAACGACCATTTTGGCCATGTAATGGGGGATGTATGTATTCAACAAACAGCAAGTGCACTGCTAGAAACAGTACAGAGAACGACTGATTTTGTCGCACGATACGGTGGTGAAGAATTTGCAATCGTGCTACCCGACACAGACTTAGAAGGGGCAAAATATTTTGCAGAAAGTATTTTAAATAATATTTTAAACTTAAATATAAGCCATGCGCCGACAGCTAAACGTAGCAATGTTACCTTGTCAATTGGTTACTATTCTTTGATACCAACACATAAGGATTCATACGAAGATTTACTTAAAACAACGGATGCTGCATTATTTAAAGCGAAAGAAAATGGACGTGCCTGTATTTATACTCCTCAATGA
- a CDS encoding peptidylprolyl isomerase, which yields MATTAYALHILVKHKEIAEDIIKQLAKGAKFQTLAKKYSSCPSGKKGGDLGEFKRGTMVSQFDKIAFSGAILEPHLVKTKFGWHVIKVLYRT from the coding sequence ATGGCAACTACAGCGTACGCACTCCACATATTAGTTAAGCACAAAGAAATTGCCGAAGATATTATTAAGCAGTTAGCCAAAGGAGCTAAATTTCAAACCTTAGCTAAAAAATATTCGTCATGCCCATCTGGTAAAAAAGGTGGTGATTTAGGTGAGTTTAAACGCGGTACAATGGTATCTCAATTTGATAAAATAGCATTTAGTGGTGCAATATTAGAGCCACACCTCGTTAAAACCAAGTTTGGTTGGCATGTTATCAAAGTGCTGTATAGGACTTAA